A DNA window from Camelina sativa cultivar DH55 chromosome 17, Cs, whole genome shotgun sequence contains the following coding sequences:
- the LOC104756832 gene encoding protein kinase 2B, chloroplastic-like produces the protein MGNCFGSSTKVDSRESPYRGSSRISAKRGQSSRLSSLTIQPSCCSDDRSFASLKTLRSEGELLASPTLKAFTFNELKTATRNFRPNSVIGEGGFGYVYKGWIDERTLSPSKPGSGMIVAVKMLKEEGFQGHRQWLAEVDCLGRLHHKNLVKLIGYCSKGDYIRLLVYEYMPKGSLENHLFRRGAEPIPWRTRMKVAISAARGLAFLHDAQVIYRDFKASNILLDSEFNAKLSDLGLAKEGPTGDRTHVSTQVMGTQGYAAPEYVATGRITAKSDVYSFGVVLLELLSGRPTLDKSKVGVERNLVDWAKPYLGDKRKVFRIMDTKLGGQYPHKGACLAANTALQCLNQEAKLRPNMSDVLSTLEEFEIMCKSGSTSNSVMKLSSSSSSLSATRRVRAPVADPVLSSIRCRRVR, from the exons ATGGGAAATTGCTTTGGTTCTTCCACGAAAGTAGATAGCAGAGAAAGTCCTTACCGTG GATCCTCAAGAATCTCTGCCAAAAGAGGTCAATCGTCACGGCTTTCAAGCTTAACCATACAACCATCATGTTGCAGCGATGACAGGAGTTTCGCTTCTCTTAAAACTCTGAGGAGTGAAGGAGAGCTCTTAGCATCTCCAACGCTAAAGGCGTTTACGTTTAACGAGCTAAAGACAGCCACTAGGAATTTCAGACCAAATAGTGTTATCGGTGAAGGCGGTTTTGGTTATGTCTACAAAGGATGGATCGACGAACGCACTTTATCGCCTTCAAAACCAGGTTCAGGCATGATCGTTGCTGTCAAAATGCTTAAAGAGGAAGGGTTTCAAGGACACAGGCAGTGGTTG GCGGAGGTTGATTGTCTTGGGAGGCTTCACCATAAGAATCTTGTCAAACTAATTGGATATTGCTCGAAGGGTGATTACATTCGGCTTTTGGTGTATGAGTACATGCCAAAGGGAAGCTTGGAGAATCATCTCTTTAGAC GTGGGGCAGAGCCGATTCCGTGGAGAACAAGGATGAAAGTGGCGATTAGTGCGGCGAGAGGACTTGCTTTCCTTCACGATGCTCAAGTCATATATCGAGACTTCAAGGCCTCTAATATTTTACTTGATTCG GAGTTCAATGCGAAGCTTTCTGATTTGGGATTGGCGAAAGAAGGGCCAACAGGAGACAGAACACACGTATCAACCCAAGTGATGGGAACTCAAGGCTATGCGGCACCAGAATACGTTGCCACGGGTCGGATAACGGCCAAAAGCGACGTCTACAGTTTTGGTGTGGTCTTGCTCGAGTTACTGTCGGGACGTCCAACTTTAGACAAATCGAAAGTAGGAGTGGAAAGAAATCTGGTGGATTGGGCAAAACCTTACTTAGGAGACAAAAGGAAAGTGTTTAGGATAATGGACACAAAGCTTGGTGGACAGTATCCTCACAAAGGAGCTTGTTTGGCTGCTAATACTGCGTTGCAATGTCTTAATCAAGAGGCTAAGTTAAGGCCAAATATGTCTGATGTGTTATCTACTCTTGAAGAGTTTGAGATCATGTGTAAGTCGGGTTCTACTTCAAACTCGGTCATGAaattgtcatcttcttcctcgtctctATCGGCGACACGGAGAGTTAGAGCTCCTGTTGCTGATCCGGTGTTGTCTAGTATAAGATGTCGACGTGTTCGGTGA